In Pseudomonas sp. ADAK2, the genomic window CCGACCATGCCGGTGCGCGCCGGCACCGAGGAGCACGACGGCTACGTCACCTTGAAGCAAGACGCTTTCCTCAAATACTTCGCCGGTGATGTCCCCCACGACAAAGCCCTGGCCCTGTTCGCCGTGCAACAACCGATCGCCAAGACCTTGTTTGGCGAGCGCACCACCGCAGCAGCCTGGCACAGCAAACCGTCGTGGTACGCGGTGTCCAGCCTCGACCAGACCATCAACCCGGACCTGGAACGCTTCCTCGCCAAACGCATGGGCGCGACCACCATCGAGGTGCCGTCCAGCCATTTGTCGCTGGTGTCGCACTCGAAAGAAATCGCCGACCTGATCCTCGAAGCCTCCGGCCGCCAGCCGTAATCCCGGGGCGAATTGCATTACAACTTTGTCATTCAACTGTTGGTCGGCTGTCCGGATTGCCTCGTTAACCTGAGCTCACTGCCCAGCCAACTGACGGCAGCCACCTTCACCCCGATTTAGAGAGAGCCCCATCATGAAAATGTTAATCCTCGGTTTCGCCGCCCTCCTCGCCACCGGTTCGGCGTTTGCCGACACCCAGCCACAAGCCGCGGTGATTCATGACAAAACCGGTTTCTTCGTGCATATGGACGTCGCTAAAGTCCTGTCCACCACCGACATCTCACAACAGTGCGGCATTATTCCTGCGCGGCTGGACTACCTGGACCACAAAGGCCAGGAGCACGTGCTGGATTACCAGGTCGAAGGCTCCGGTTGCACCAATGACAATTGAGTGTGCGTCGCCGAAGACGTGTGGCCCGCGTCACGTGCAGATGATCGGGCTACACTGGCTCACGCCCTCCACGGCGCAATGACTTCTTACGGATACCGACCATGAACATCCTTGTCGTTGAAGACGAGCCCAAGGCAGGCAACTACCTGCTCAACGGCCTGCAGGAACTCGGTTACTCGGTCAGCCTCGCGCGCAATGGCGTGGACGGCTTGCACCTGGCCCTGGAAACCTCGTTCGACGTCATCGTGCTGGACGTGATGATGCCGAAAATGGACGGCTGGGAAGTGCTGCGGCGCTTGCGCAAGGAAGCCGATACACCGGTGCTGTTCCTCAGCGCCCGCGACGACATCGCCGACCGTATCAAGGGCCTGGAACTGGGCGCCGACGACTACCTGATCAAACCGTTCTCCTTCGCCGAACTGGTGGCGCGCCTGCGCACCCTGACCCGCCGTGGTCCGTCCCGTGAAGAAGAACAATTGCAAGTCGCCGATCTGCAAATCGACGTACTCAAACGCCGCATCACCCGCGACGGCGTGCGCATCACGCTGACCAATAAAGAATTCGCCTTGCTGCACCTGTTCGCCACGCATCAGGGCCAAGTGCTGTCGCGCTCGCTGATTGCCTCGCGGGTGTGGGACATGAATTTCGACAGCGACACCAACGTGGTAGACGTCGCCGTGCGCCGGCTGCGCTTGAAAGTCGACGACCCGTTCCAACTCAAGCTGATCCACAGCGTGCGCGGTATCGGCTATCGCTTCGATACGCAGCCATGAACCGCCGAGCGCATTCCCTGACCCTGCGCCTGGCGTTGCTGTTTGCCTTGCTGGCGTTCGCCTCGGTCATCACGTTGGGCGTGTGTTTGTATCGCGAACTGGAGCGCGAGTTGATCCGCCGGGACGATGCCGCGCTGATCACCCGGGTCGATCAACTGCGCACGTTTCTGAATGACAGCAACACCCTGGACCTGATCAAGAGCAAACCCGCGTTGTTCCAGAACATGCTCGGCAACCGCGAGTCGGTGCTGGTGATCGGTGCGGCCGGACAAAAGCCGTTGCTGGTGGTCAATCCCGGCAACCTCGACTTGCCGAACCTGTCGCCCGTGACCATGGACCATCCGTTGGTACTGGCCGACGTGCAGCATTTTTCCGGCGTGGACGGCGTGCCCTTCGCGGCGCTGGCGGCGACCATCGACTCGGGCGACCTCGGCAGCCTGCAAGTCGTGGCCGGTCGACTGATGACCGAGCGCACCAGCGTGCTGGCCAACTACCGGTTGCGCGTTTACTTCCTCGCCGGCGTCGCCGCCCTATTGCTCGCGCTCTGCGGCTACTTGCTGCTGTATCGCGGGCTGCTGCCCCTGCGTCGCCTGGCCAAACACGCCCACGGCATCGGCGTCGGCAACCTCACCGAACGCCTCGACATTCAAGGCGCGCCGCTGGAAGTGCTGCCGATGATCGACGCCTTCAACGGCGTGCTCGACCGCCTCGCCAAAGGCTTTATCCAGCTCGGCCAGGTCTCCACCGACATGGCCCACGAACTGCGCACCCCGATCAACAACCTGCTCGGCGAAACCCAGGTCGCCCTCCAGCAAAACCGCAGCGTCGAAGCCTACCAACAACTGCTCGCCTCCAACGTCGAAGAACTCGAACGCCTGGCGCGCATGCTCGACAACATGCTGTTCCTCGCCCGCACCGACCCGGCCAGCGCCTTGCGCCAACGCCAGGAACTGGACGCGGCGGATGAGATGGAGCGGATGGCGGATTACTTTGAAGGACTGGCGGCGGACGCCGGGATCAGCATCAACGCCCACGGCAGCGGCGTGATCTGGGCCGAGCCGATGTTGTTGCGGCGGGCGCTGGCCAACCTGTGTTCGAACGCCATCAAATATGGCGCGCCGGATTCGGAATTGGTGGTGAGTGCGACGCCTACTTCTGATGGGATCAGCCTGCGGGTGAGCAACCACGGCGCGACCATTGCGGCGGAGCATTTGCCGAAACTGTTTGACCGGTTTTATCGGGTGGATGAGTCGCGGGAACGGTCGGCGCAATCGAATGGGTTGGGGTTGTCGATTGTGGCGACGATTATGCAGTTGCATAACGGGCGGTATGGCGTCACCAGTGAGAATGGGGTGACGTGTTTTGAGTTGTTTTTTCCGGGGCGGGTGTTGGAAAAGTAACGAGGGGGCAATCCCCTCGTTACGGTGCCTGGTGGCTATCCAGGCTTGTGGTTGTCCAGTACGCGGTTGACCGCCAACTCACCCATCAGAATCACACGGGCCAGCACCAGCATCGTATGACGTCGCGGGTTGTCCGCCAGGTCGGCGAGATCGTTAACCATCTCGCGGGCTTGTGCGAACGATTCGCTGGCCTCGAGGAGCAACGTTTCGTCATCCACCGCTGCGTCGATGGTGAAGATGGTGCTGCGCTTGCGGGGCGGTATCGGCTCTTTCGTCGCCCCGGGGTTGAGGTAGAAGTTGAGTGCGCGGTCGGCCGCCAGTTTCATTTTCTTGGGATCAAGATCGAAAGAGGCGTCGTAGGGTACTGGATCGTTGTGCGGGGGATTCGGCGTTACCTTGAACATGTCTTAACTCTCTCTATGAGGCTACGACCAGTTCGCGACTAAACGAAAGGGAGGCAGCTGTGCACAGGTTAGTCGACCGACGAGCTAAGAAATCGGCGCACTCGAGAGTGCCCTGCGCACAGCTACCATCAAGTGCAGGTTGGGATAC contains:
- a CDS encoding DUF2790 domain-containing protein, yielding MKMLILGFAALLATGSAFADTQPQAAVIHDKTGFFVHMDVAKVLSTTDISQQCGIIPARLDYLDHKGQEHVLDYQVEGSGCTNDN
- a CDS encoding heavy metal response regulator transcription factor encodes the protein MNILVVEDEPKAGNYLLNGLQELGYSVSLARNGVDGLHLALETSFDVIVLDVMMPKMDGWEVLRRLRKEADTPVLFLSARDDIADRIKGLELGADDYLIKPFSFAELVARLRTLTRRGPSREEEQLQVADLQIDVLKRRITRDGVRITLTNKEFALLHLFATHQGQVLSRSLIASRVWDMNFDSDTNVVDVAVRRLRLKVDDPFQLKLIHSVRGIGYRFDTQP
- a CDS encoding heavy metal sensor histidine kinase, which translates into the protein MNRRAHSLTLRLALLFALLAFASVITLGVCLYRELERELIRRDDAALITRVDQLRTFLNDSNTLDLIKSKPALFQNMLGNRESVLVIGAAGQKPLLVVNPGNLDLPNLSPVTMDHPLVLADVQHFSGVDGVPFAALAATIDSGDLGSLQVVAGRLMTERTSVLANYRLRVYFLAGVAALLLALCGYLLLYRGLLPLRRLAKHAHGIGVGNLTERLDIQGAPLEVLPMIDAFNGVLDRLAKGFIQLGQVSTDMAHELRTPINNLLGETQVALQQNRSVEAYQQLLASNVEELERLARMLDNMLFLARTDPASALRQRQELDAADEMERMADYFEGLAADAGISINAHGSGVIWAEPMLLRRALANLCSNAIKYGAPDSELVVSATPTSDGISLRVSNHGATIAAEHLPKLFDRFYRVDESRERSAQSNGLGLSIVATIMQLHNGRYGVTSENGVTCFELFFPGRVLEK
- a CDS encoding DUF6124 family protein, with the protein product MFKVTPNPPHNDPVPYDASFDLDPKKMKLAADRALNFYLNPGATKEPIPPRKRSTIFTIDAAVDDETLLLEASESFAQAREMVNDLADLADNPRRHTMLVLARVILMGELAVNRVLDNHKPG